In the genome of Paenibacillus pabuli, one region contains:
- a CDS encoding alpha/beta fold hydrolase, which translates to MQESTFSLVGNEGTRIHVYRWLPDPECNIKGVVQIAHGMSETAARYAEFAQHLTTHGYAVYANDHRGHGKTVENPNLLGNAGADAFRWMASDMMNLGEVAANENPDVPLFLMGHSMGSFLVQHLMYAGHERYHAFILSGTNGKRGLLRLGEKLAFLQCGIQGTAHPSMLLNALVFGGFNRSFRPATTPFDWLSRDPEEVKRFIDDPLCGAICSAGFFRDFFKLLLDIHLPHNMKRIPKDKSVYLFSGEQDPVGLHGKGVLKLVSQYRELQLEDIEYRLYPGGRHEMLHETNRTEVAGHVLEWLERHTPDYSSGHFTTHAETADSV; encoded by the coding sequence ATGCAGGAATCTACCTTTAGCCTGGTTGGCAATGAAGGTACCCGTATTCATGTGTACCGCTGGCTTCCCGATCCGGAGTGCAATATCAAAGGTGTTGTCCAGATTGCACATGGCATGAGTGAGACTGCTGCCCGATATGCTGAATTTGCCCAACATCTCACCACTCACGGCTACGCGGTCTACGCAAATGACCATCGTGGTCATGGTAAAACGGTAGAAAACCCGAACCTGTTGGGCAATGCCGGCGCTGATGCTTTCCGCTGGATGGCGAGTGACATGATGAATCTGGGCGAAGTTGCCGCCAATGAAAACCCTGATGTGCCCCTTTTTCTAATGGGGCATAGTATGGGTTCGTTTTTAGTACAGCATCTAATGTACGCAGGTCACGAGCGTTATCATGCATTTATTTTGTCCGGCACCAATGGCAAACGCGGTCTTCTTCGGCTTGGGGAAAAGTTGGCTTTCCTGCAGTGTGGCATTCAGGGTACTGCTCATCCAAGTATGCTGCTCAATGCGCTTGTATTTGGCGGCTTCAACCGTTCTTTCCGTCCGGCGACCACACCGTTTGATTGGCTGTCTCGGGACCCCGAAGAGGTCAAGCGGTTCATCGATGACCCTTTGTGCGGAGCTATCTGCTCGGCAGGTTTTTTCCGTGACTTTTTCAAACTGCTGTTGGACATTCACTTGCCACACAACATGAAACGAATTCCCAAGGATAAGTCTGTATATCTGTTCTCGGGTGAACAAGATCCGGTGGGGCTTCATGGCAAAGGAGTACTTAAACTGGTCTCCCAATATCGGGAGCTTCAGCTTGAGGATATCGAATACCGCCTTTATCCGGGAGGACGCCACGAAATGCTGCACGAGACGAATCGGACTGAGGTTGCAGGGCATGTCTTGGAGTGGTTAGAGAGGCATACGCCTGACTACAGTTCTGGCCATTTCACAACACATGCAGAAACCGCCGATTCCGTATAA